The Seleniivibrio woodruffii genome window below encodes:
- a CDS encoding sugar phosphate nucleotidyltransferase yields the protein MLNDFAKLIIDSSATVKDAMRKLDETSLKILFVVENGNVLLGSLSDGDIRRWILRDGQLSATVGEVCFKETFFATVPYNIEDVKDEIYRRKILYVPVVSKTKEIKEFLIWDKLFANMKRNVNDKLDADVVIMAGGKGTRLEPFTKVLPKPLIPVNDKTILEHIIDKFLDFNVCSFYMSINHKAVIIKAYFEELNPPYTITYITENKPLGTIGAVRQLAGKIEKELILTNCDILIDADYHDILASHRQLGNHVTMVASLKQYKIPYGVCEIQNGELVRMKEKPEYDFLVNTGMYVINKEMLELIPEDTYFDATQFLDKVKESGFKVGIYPISEESWTDIGEWAEYRKAVSKIQL from the coding sequence ATGCTTAATGATTTTGCAAAACTGATCATTGACTCTTCTGCAACTGTAAAAGATGCGATGAGAAAACTTGATGAAACATCTTTGAAGATACTTTTTGTCGTTGAAAACGGGAATGTGTTGCTCGGTTCTTTGAGTGACGGCGATATACGTCGCTGGATACTGCGAGACGGACAGCTCAGTGCGACGGTCGGCGAGGTTTGTTTTAAAGAAACTTTCTTTGCTACAGTGCCTTATAATATTGAAGACGTAAAAGACGAGATATACCGAAGAAAAATATTATATGTTCCGGTTGTATCAAAAACAAAAGAGATCAAAGAGTTTCTTATCTGGGATAAGCTCTTCGCTAATATGAAGAGAAATGTTAATGATAAACTTGATGCCGATGTTGTCATCATGGCCGGTGGAAAAGGAACGAGACTTGAACCGTTCACAAAGGTGCTTCCTAAACCTCTGATACCTGTGAACGATAAGACGATTCTTGAGCATATCATTGATAAGTTTCTGGATTTTAATGTTTGTAGTTTTTATATGTCTATAAACCATAAGGCAGTTATAATAAAAGCATATTTTGAAGAGCTCAATCCGCCGTATACCATTACATATATTACTGAGAATAAGCCCCTAGGAACAATAGGTGCTGTTCGGCAGCTAGCTGGAAAGATTGAAAAGGAACTCATTCTCACCAACTGCGATATACTGATAGACGCTGATTATCACGATATACTTGCGAGCCACAGACAGCTCGGAAACCATGTGACCATGGTTGCATCTCTGAAACAGTATAAAATTCCTTACGGCGTATGTGAGATACAGAATGGTGAACTGGTGCGTATGAAAGAAAAGCCGGAATATGATTTTCTGGTTAACACCGGTATGTATGTTATAAATAAAGAGATGCTCGAACTTATTCCGGAAGATACATATTTTGATGCAACTCAGTTTCTTGACAAAGTGAAAGAGAGCGGATTTAAGGTCGGAATTTATCCCATAAGTGAAGAATCATGGACCGATATCGGCGAATGGGCTGAATATCGCAAGGCAGTTTCAAAAATCCAGCTTTAA
- a CDS encoding cytidylyltransferase domain-containing protein, which translates to MAMKILCTILARGGSKGVKNKNIKSILGKPLIHYTIEQAIASGLFTHIVVNSDSEEILNVASEINGIDTVIRPSELATDTSAKLPAIIYTVNEMENRHNTVYDIVVDLDCTSPLRDVEDIKNAFDSFASNGNLNLITAMPARRSPYFNMVKLDENGSAVLVNRTDSHVVRRQDAPECFDMNASIYIWKRDVLLNSTTLFLGNTGLYVMPEERSIDIDTHLDFEFVEFLLRKKNA; encoded by the coding sequence ATGGCAATGAAAATATTGTGTACTATTCTTGCTCGCGGAGGCTCCAAAGGCGTAAAAAACAAGAATATTAAATCTATTCTCGGCAAACCTCTTATTCACTATACGATAGAACAGGCGATTGCTTCAGGGTTGTTTACCCATATTGTGGTCAATAGTGATTCAGAAGAAATTCTTAATGTTGCTTCAGAGATAAATGGAATAGACACCGTGATTAGGCCATCTGAGTTGGCAACTGATACCAGTGCGAAGCTGCCTGCCATAATATATACCGTAAATGAAATGGAAAATCGGCACAACACGGTTTATGACATTGTTGTAGATTTGGATTGCACTTCCCCCCTTAGAGATGTTGAAGACATTAAGAATGCATTCGATAGTTTTGCCAGCAATGGTAATTTGAATCTTATAACTGCAATGCCAGCCCGTAGGTCCCCATATTTCAACATGGTGAAACTTGATGAAAATGGCAGTGCGGTACTTGTAAACAGAACAGATTCTCATGTTGTCAGGAGGCAGGATGCTCCTGAGTGCTTTGATATGAACGCATCCATCTATATATGGAAAAGAGATGTGTTGCTGAACAGCACTACTTTGTTTCTGGGTAATACCGGACTGTATGTTATGCCTGAGGAAAGATCCATAGATATTGATACTCACTTAGATTTTGAGTTTGTCGAATTTTTGCTGAGGAAGAAAAATGCTTAA
- a CDS encoding oxidoreductase yields MLKDKVIVITGGAGRLGIEFASAVIENGGYAVIADVNDEVGNAAVSSIAEKYNIDRIFFVNLDISSVESLEKLIDSVDSKFKRIDGLVNSAYPRNKNYGRHFFDVEYSDFCENVSMNLGGYFLACQKFSQYFKKQGYGNIVNISSIYGVIAPKFEIYDNTPMTMPVEYAAIKSGLLMLTQYMAKYFRGMNIRVNALSPGGIQDGQPESFLSAYKNVCLNKGMLDKTDISGALVFLLSEMSQYINGQNIIVDDGFSI; encoded by the coding sequence ATGCTTAAAGATAAGGTAATTGTTATAACTGGCGGTGCAGGCAGACTAGGCATAGAATTCGCTTCAGCCGTTATTGAAAACGGAGGATATGCAGTTATTGCGGACGTGAACGATGAGGTTGGAAATGCGGCTGTATCTTCAATTGCAGAGAAATATAATATCGATCGTATCTTTTTCGTAAACCTCGATATAAGTTCTGTCGAATCTCTTGAAAAATTGATAGACAGTGTTGATAGCAAGTTTAAACGCATAGATGGACTTGTTAACAGTGCCTATCCAAGAAATAAGAATTACGGCAGGCATTTTTTTGATGTTGAATACAGTGATTTCTGTGAGAATGTTTCCATGAATCTTGGTGGATATTTTCTTGCCTGCCAGAAATTTTCGCAATACTTTAAAAAGCAGGGATATGGTAATATTGTTAACATATCGTCAATCTATGGAGTTATTGCTCCAAAATTTGAGATTTACGATAACACACCAATGACAATGCCTGTTGAGTATGCAGCGATAAAATCTGGTCTTCTAATGCTGACCCAGTATATGGCAAAATATTTCAGAGGAATGAATATTCGTGTCAACGCCCTCAGTCCTGGCGGAATACAGGATGGACAGCCAGAGTCTTTTTTGAGTGCTTATAAGAATGTATGCCTTAATAAAGGGATGCTTGACAAAACCGATATCAGCGGGGCACTTGTATTTTTGCTTAGCGAAATGAGTCAGTATATTAACGGACAGAATATTATCGTTGATGATGGTTTCAGTATATAG
- a CDS encoding lipopolysaccharide biosynthesis protein, protein MFNKLLKNSFIYVLGDVLNKSIPFFMLPVLTRYLTPEDYGTIASFSALVSAFAVCSGLSVHGAVNVNFFRIGKEELKEYIGNTIIILNVSTLVIFAITFVVSPIIGEKLKLPTEWILIAVILAFAQFLTTINLVLWTAEQKPKQYTIYQLSQTLLFATLSLTFIVALKMDWKGQLIAQSIGTILFAGFSFLFIIKRGYLRFKMNREYISDALKFGIPLIPHQLSMWLKTGSDRVILMSLVGSAETGIYSVSYQIGTVISVLVAAFNKAWSPYLYRVLSEEPKIETKLKLVNFTYIYMAAIVVIALLFSLSGKYLIPFFLGERFASSMKYLVYFSMAFAFQGMYCMVANYMFYAKKTNLISYVTFTTSLLHVAMTYTFTKLYGSIGAAYSTLISYFLTFISIWYVSNKVYPMPWFFRIKSNQ, encoded by the coding sequence ATGTTCAATAAACTACTTAAAAACTCATTCATCTATGTATTAGGGGATGTCTTAAACAAGTCGATACCATTTTTTATGCTTCCAGTGCTTACTAGATATCTCACTCCTGAAGACTACGGAACGATTGCCTCTTTTTCAGCACTTGTTTCTGCTTTTGCTGTTTGCTCCGGTCTCAGCGTACATGGAGCTGTTAATGTTAATTTTTTCAGGATAGGAAAAGAAGAGCTTAAGGAATACATAGGGAATACTATAATTATTCTCAATGTTTCAACTTTGGTAATTTTTGCAATTACTTTTGTAGTGAGCCCTATAATCGGTGAAAAACTTAAGCTTCCCACTGAATGGATCTTGATTGCAGTTATTCTTGCATTTGCTCAATTTCTTACAACAATCAATCTTGTGCTCTGGACAGCAGAACAAAAGCCTAAACAATACACGATATATCAGCTTTCTCAGACCCTATTGTTCGCTACTCTTTCGCTGACGTTCATCGTTGCTTTGAAAATGGACTGGAAGGGCCAGTTAATTGCACAAAGTATAGGCACCATCCTTTTTGCGGGTTTCAGCTTTCTTTTTATCATAAAAAGAGGTTACCTAAGATTTAAAATGAACCGTGAGTACATTTCTGACGCTTTAAAATTTGGTATTCCTCTTATTCCTCACCAACTATCAATGTGGCTCAAAACTGGCTCTGACAGGGTAATCCTGATGTCTTTGGTAGGAAGCGCAGAAACAGGCATTTACTCTGTCAGTTATCAGATAGGTACAGTGATTAGTGTTCTTGTGGCGGCATTTAACAAGGCTTGGAGTCCATATCTGTATAGAGTGCTTTCAGAAGAACCTAAAATTGAGACCAAGTTAAAGCTGGTTAATTTTACCTACATATACATGGCGGCAATAGTTGTAATCGCACTTTTATTTTCTCTATCTGGAAAATATCTTATTCCATTCTTTCTTGGAGAAAGATTTGCGTCTTCCATGAAATATCTGGTTTATTTCAGTATGGCATTTGCCTTTCAAGGAATGTATTGTATGGTTGCTAACTATATGTTTTATGCGAAAAAAACAAATCTCATCTCTTATGTTACCTTTACAACTTCTCTACTTCATGTTGCTATGACTTATACATTTACTAAGCTCTACGGGTCGATAGGTGCTGCCTATTCAACTTTGATATCTTATTTTTTGACATTCATATCTATTTGGTATGTTAGTAATAAAGTTTATCCAATGCCTTGGTTTTTTAGAATTAAGTCAAATCAATGA
- a CDS encoding acyltransferase family protein: protein MRYRADIDGLRSVAIIPVVLYHAGMNMFSGGFIGVDVFFVISGYLITSIILNDIEKDKFSISQFYFRRIKRIFPALYFFLTVTTLFCFFFYLPEDFRAYGKSLFGSVFFISNIVFWRESGYFDTSSEMKPLLHTWSLSVEEQFYIFYPVMLLILAKYFKKRYSGAVIVVFILSFMLSIFATPKAASASFYLLPTRAWELMLGALLALNVLPQTNNFKLLNIASLCGITMVLIGVFAYDQSTLFPGIAALLPCGGTALIIYSGISDSQKPFINRLLSFKLFVIIGLVSYSWYLWHWALFAFKNYYHGVLRDMFFLSTPFLIVLSLVLAFVSYFVIEKPFRDIKWENRKMVFAGAFQVMAVAGIVALVIWTQKGFPDRFSDRIADLSAAGKDMISMEEYNRKNGLEHLDKNRFYILGDKNTRPSFVLLGDSIAHSVAPGIGMLASESGKSGYLFSNAATLPVLDVYAINKATNPEKFLRRVFEIINGDENIKTVIIAARWQGYLNLWEIYSTDSNGKMSPVDLKDRKELIAEELKKTVELLRSKNKNVLVIGNLPESKVNIPDSIVKSQYIAEQYPKLYKVPDIAPSYENNVETRRSVEDIFKYIKNIDNVRFIYPDDVLCKENKCEFADSEMRSFYADNSHLTSYGAQYIFKKKATTVVPLL, encoded by the coding sequence ATGAGATATAGGGCAGATATTGACGGATTGCGTTCAGTAGCTATAATTCCAGTTGTTCTTTACCATGCTGGAATGAATATGTTTTCTGGCGGCTTTATAGGTGTTGATGTTTTCTTCGTTATATCCGGATATCTTATAACATCTATTATTCTGAATGATATTGAAAAAGATAAGTTCTCCATATCGCAGTTTTATTTCAGACGAATCAAGCGTATTTTTCCTGCACTATATTTTTTTCTGACAGTTACAACCTTATTTTGTTTTTTCTTCTATCTCCCGGAAGATTTTAGAGCCTACGGAAAAAGCCTCTTCGGTTCGGTATTCTTCATATCAAATATTGTATTCTGGCGAGAGAGCGGATATTTTGATACGTCATCTGAGATGAAACCGCTTCTGCATACTTGGTCTCTTTCGGTGGAAGAGCAGTTCTATATTTTTTACCCGGTAATGCTTCTGATTCTGGCTAAATACTTTAAAAAACGCTATTCAGGTGCTGTTATCGTTGTTTTTATTCTTTCTTTCATGCTGAGTATTTTTGCTACCCCAAAAGCTGCATCAGCATCTTTTTATCTTTTACCCACAAGAGCCTGGGAACTTATGTTAGGTGCTCTTCTTGCTTTAAACGTTTTGCCGCAGACGAACAACTTCAAATTACTGAACATTGCTTCATTGTGTGGAATTACGATGGTCTTAATCGGAGTGTTCGCTTATGACCAGTCCACTCTGTTTCCCGGTATTGCTGCATTGCTTCCTTGCGGCGGGACAGCTTTGATAATATATTCCGGCATTTCGGACTCACAAAAACCTTTCATTAATCGTCTTCTTTCTTTTAAATTGTTTGTAATTATAGGACTTGTTTCATATTCATGGTATCTCTGGCACTGGGCATTATTTGCTTTCAAAAATTATTATCATGGCGTTCTCAGAGACATGTTCTTTTTATCTACACCTTTTCTTATCGTTCTGTCTCTGGTGTTAGCTTTCGTTTCTTATTTTGTAATCGAAAAACCATTCAGAGATATAAAATGGGAAAATAGAAAAATGGTTTTTGCCGGTGCTTTTCAGGTTATGGCTGTCGCCGGGATAGTTGCTTTGGTTATATGGACTCAAAAAGGATTTCCGGATAGATTTTCCGACAGGATTGCAGATTTGTCTGCGGCAGGAAAAGACATGATCAGCATGGAAGAATACAATAGGAAGAACGGATTGGAGCACCTTGATAAAAACAGATTCTACATTCTTGGCGATAAAAATACTCGTCCGTCTTTCGTTTTGCTGGGTGATTCAATAGCGCATTCTGTTGCTCCCGGAATAGGGATGCTGGCATCTGAATCAGGAAAATCCGGTTATCTCTTTTCAAATGCTGCAACACTGCCTGTTCTGGATGTATATGCCATTAATAAAGCTACTAATCCTGAAAAATTTCTCAGGCGTGTATTTGAAATTATAAATGGGGATGAGAATATTAAAACAGTTATTATAGCTGCCCGCTGGCAGGGCTATCTTAATCTGTGGGAGATATATTCTACAGATAGCAACGGTAAAATGAGCCCAGTCGACTTAAAGGACAGAAAGGAGCTTATTGCTGAAGAGCTTAAAAAAACTGTTGAGCTTTTGAGATCAAAAAATAAGAATGTGCTTGTGATAGGAAATTTGCCTGAAAGTAAAGTCAATATCCCTGACAGCATTGTAAAATCACAATATATTGCTGAACAATATCCGAAATTATATAAAGTTCCCGATATTGCACCTTCATATGAAAATAACGTTGAAACAAGAAGATCGGTTGAGGATATTTTTAAATATATTAAGAATATTGACAATGTCCGTTTCATATACCCTGATGATGTTCTGTGCAAAGAGAATAAATGTGAATTTGCCGATTCCGAAATGCGTTCGTTCTATGCGGATAACAGCCATCTGACTTCATACGGCGCACAATATATCTTTAAAAAGAAGGCGACAACTGTGGTTCCATTGCTCTGA
- a CDS encoding glycosyl transferase, with amino-acid sequence MKKILNHFPWIKDKIKTIYLYLKYIKYGKSYRQKSQHDFIKISLNDEESFFGYYDKFPQQNNNILFYSTPLKTSELPSPNVPLKICIYDTIDSTARIATTTMSYNWQQGCRAHWIDTNKFIYNDFVENSYQAIVFDIKQNRKIMQYDKPVQDSYKDIYFLSLNYRRLRTLRPDYGYYNLPGMSKKELQSLDNDGVWYVDMRTGKSNLLIKFNDIIDMNEESLSGVLHKINHVMISPDGDKFVFMHRWFCNNKKYDRLFLSDLKGNTRLLADYGMVSHYSWVTNDVLFGYMAGPEGNGYYSINVNDGAIMKFKDLNIRQYGDGHPSCNKSGFITDTYPDKGRIQYLLRYSFDNNDYECLGEFFHGVSYSNESRCDLHPRYNHEYRSVFFDSIFTGRRQLYMMGL; translated from the coding sequence ATGAAGAAAATCCTCAATCATTTTCCATGGATAAAGGATAAAATTAAGACTATTTATCTATATCTCAAATACATAAAATATGGTAAAAGCTATCGCCAAAAAAGCCAACATGATTTTATAAAAATATCATTAAATGATGAAGAGTCTTTTTTTGGCTATTATGATAAGTTTCCTCAGCAAAATAATAATATACTATTTTATAGTACTCCACTTAAAACATCTGAGCTTCCTTCTCCTAATGTTCCATTAAAAATTTGTATATATGACACAATAGATTCTACTGCGAGAATTGCTACGACAACAATGAGTTATAATTGGCAACAGGGTTGTAGAGCACATTGGATTGACACTAATAAATTTATTTATAATGATTTTGTTGAAAACTCTTATCAAGCTATTGTTTTTGATATCAAGCAAAATAGAAAAATAATGCAATACGATAAACCTGTTCAGGATAGTTATAAAGATATTTACTTTTTATCTTTAAATTACCGTAGGCTGAGAACTCTACGACCTGATTACGGATATTATAATTTACCAGGTATGTCCAAAAAGGAACTGCAGTCGCTAGATAATGATGGTGTATGGTATGTAGACATGCGTACGGGCAAATCAAACCTCTTGATAAAATTTAATGATATCATAGATATGAATGAAGAATCTCTTTCTGGTGTTCTTCATAAAATAAACCATGTGATGATTTCTCCAGATGGAGATAAGTTTGTTTTTATGCACAGATGGTTCTGCAATAACAAAAAATATGATCGTCTTTTTTTATCTGATTTGAAAGGTAATACTAGATTGTTGGCTGATTATGGGATGGTAAGTCATTATTCATGGGTGACTAATGATGTCCTTTTCGGGTACATGGCAGGTCCAGAAGGAAATGGATATTATAGTATAAATGTTAATGATGGTGCCATCATGAAATTTAAAGACTTAAATATTAGACAATATGGTGATGGCCATCCCTCATGTAATAAAAGTGGATTTATTACTGATACTTATCCAGATAAAGGACGAATTCAGTATCTACTCCGCTATTCTTTTGATAACAATGATTATGAATGTCTTGGAGAATTTTTCCACGGTGTTAGCTATAGTAATGAGTCACGTTGTGATCTTCACCCTCGATATAATCATGAATACAGGTCAGTATTTTTTGATTCTATTTTTACAGGGCGTAGACAGCTATATATGATGGGGCTATAA
- a CDS encoding Gfo/Idh/MocA family protein: MKALIIGFGSIGKRHYDILCGLIGSGNVGVVSRRETGLDKSYGSLAEVTDINEYGYFVIASKTCEHFEDLCHINNSVEDKIILCEKPLFERSRSMVSLKNHVYVGYNLRFHPVVMKCRELLGIYGKVLFVRSYVGQYLPSWRPGTDYRDSYSAKKEEGGGIMMDCSHDIDIIRFLFGRIVSFNAYNDKISDLEITSDDYFSMIGRTEGGVLFSLNMDYISKKAARVIEINTEEATIVADIIGKTITLTTRSGETEIMHFPEIDRNTTYTAMHESIIEKKDNHCADYADGLDIASIFDNVRKNNLKQVWQ, from the coding sequence TTGAAAGCGCTTATTATCGGTTTCGGTTCCATTGGAAAAAGACATTATGATATCCTTTGCGGTCTTATCGGCAGCGGGAATGTCGGAGTTGTCAGCAGAAGGGAAACTGGCCTTGATAAATCATACGGATCTTTAGCGGAAGTCACCGATATAAATGAATACGGTTATTTTGTTATAGCATCAAAAACCTGCGAACATTTTGAAGATCTCTGTCATATCAATAACTCAGTTGAAGATAAAATCATTCTCTGCGAGAAACCACTGTTTGAAAGATCAAGGAGTATGGTAAGCCTTAAAAATCACGTGTATGTCGGTTATAATCTGCGTTTTCATCCGGTTGTGATGAAGTGCAGGGAATTACTGGGCATATACGGGAAAGTTTTGTTTGTACGCAGTTATGTTGGTCAGTATTTACCTTCATGGCGTCCGGGAACCGACTACCGTGACTCTTACAGTGCTAAAAAAGAGGAAGGTGGCGGCATAATGATGGATTGCAGTCACGATATTGATATTATCAGGTTTCTTTTCGGACGTATCGTTTCTTTCAACGCTTACAACGACAAAATATCAGATCTTGAAATTACTTCGGACGATTATTTTTCAATGATAGGGAGGACGGAAGGTGGAGTGCTTTTTTCACTGAATATGGATTATATATCAAAAAAAGCAGCCAGAGTAATCGAGATTAATACCGAAGAAGCAACCATTGTGGCGGACATCATAGGCAAAACAATAACCTTGACTACAAGAAGCGGTGAAACTGAAATTATGCATTTCCCTGAAATCGATAGAAATACAACTTATACTGCGATGCATGAGTCAATAATTGAAAAAAAGGACAACCATTGTGCGGATTACGCAGATGGATTAGATATTGCATCGATATTCGATAATGTCAGAAAAAATAATCTTAAACAGGTATGGCAATGA
- the tviB gene encoding Vi polysaccharide biosynthesis UDP-N-acetylglucosamine C-6 dehydrogenase TviB: MSYKIAVIGLGYVGLPLAVEFAKKYEVTGFDVKPARIEELKNFEDSTLELSSEQLREVVGKGLSITSSLEDLKQCNFFIVTVPTPIDSHKRPDLTPLIKASETVGKVLKKGDIVVYESTVYPGATEEDCVPVLEKFSGLKFNKDFFCGYSPERINPGDKEHTVSKIMKVTSGSTPEAAEAVDGVYRSIITAGTYKADSIKVAEAAKVIENTQRDVNIAFVNELAIIFNKMGIDTSAVLRAAATKWNFLPFKPGLVGGHCIGVDPYYLSHKAQELGYNPEIILAGRRLNDNMGIYIANQVIKLMIKNGHRIDGSKVLVMGITFKENCPDIRNSKVIDVIKELQDFGCSVDVVDPWADKDEVMHEYGLECSAEITDLSGYSAVVLAVAHKEFKELEPGIVDMRNSSDISTVIYDVKSVIENSDGRL; this comes from the coding sequence ATGTCATACAAAATTGCTGTTATCGGACTTGGCTATGTCGGACTGCCCCTCGCAGTTGAATTTGCGAAAAAATACGAAGTGACGGGATTCGATGTCAAGCCCGCCAGAATAGAAGAACTCAAAAACTTTGAAGACAGCACACTGGAGCTCTCCTCCGAGCAGCTTCGTGAGGTTGTGGGCAAAGGACTCTCAATAACAAGCAGTCTTGAAGACTTAAAACAGTGCAATTTCTTCATTGTCACTGTCCCTACACCCATAGATTCCCACAAAAGACCCGACCTGACACCTCTCATCAAAGCCAGCGAAACTGTGGGTAAGGTTCTGAAAAAAGGGGATATTGTCGTTTACGAAAGTACTGTCTACCCGGGTGCAACCGAGGAGGACTGCGTTCCTGTTCTCGAAAAATTCTCCGGTCTGAAATTCAATAAAGACTTTTTCTGCGGATACTCACCCGAGCGCATAAACCCCGGAGACAAGGAACACACTGTCTCCAAAATAATGAAAGTTACCAGCGGAAGCACTCCTGAAGCAGCCGAAGCTGTTGACGGCGTTTACAGAAGCATCATTACCGCCGGAACCTACAAGGCCGACAGCATAAAAGTTGCGGAAGCGGCAAAGGTTATAGAGAACACCCAGAGGGATGTGAACATAGCTTTTGTGAACGAACTCGCAATTATTTTCAATAAAATGGGAATAGACACATCTGCTGTTCTCAGAGCCGCCGCCACCAAGTGGAATTTCCTGCCCTTTAAACCGGGTCTCGTGGGCGGACACTGCATAGGCGTTGACCCCTACTATCTTTCACACAAGGCACAGGAATTGGGCTATAACCCCGAAATAATCCTTGCCGGAAGACGCCTGAACGACAATATGGGAATTTATATAGCAAATCAGGTAATCAAACTTATGATAAAGAACGGCCATCGTATCGATGGCTCAAAGGTTCTTGTTATGGGCATCACCTTTAAAGAGAACTGCCCCGACATAAGAAACAGCAAAGTTATTGACGTTATCAAGGAGCTTCAGGATTTCGGATGCTCTGTGGACGTTGTTGACCCGTGGGCAGACAAAGACGAGGTTATGCACGAATACGGACTGGAGTGTTCAGCTGAAATAACTGACCTCAGCGGCTATTCAGCTGTGGTTCTGGCTGTTGCCCACAAAGAATTTAAAGAGCTTGAACCGGGAATAGTTGATATGAGAAACAGCTCCGATATATCAACAGTCATATATGACGTAAAAAGTGTTATCGAGAACAGCGATGGGAGACTTTAG
- a CDS encoding glycosyltransferase, translated as MKFSVLMSVYYKEQPEFFRLALESLVNQTTKADEIIIVKDGVLTTELDSVVDDFSGKLPIKVVALEKNGGLGNALRLGVEMCSYDIIARMDTDDICRSDRFEKQIKFLSEHIDIDIVGSWISEFDGKPENIYALRRLPCEHDDLVVFAKKRNPFNHMTVVFRKQSVLNAGNYKHFMCLEDYNLWVRVIMSGARLANIPEELVNVRAGLNMVSRRKGLKYAINEYRLQKEFLDIGYLSYLEALINTLIRVPVRLMPSCVLKFVYRLLRR; from the coding sequence ATGAAATTTTCTGTATTAATGTCAGTTTATTACAAAGAACAACCGGAATTTTTTAGATTAGCTCTTGAAAGTTTGGTAAACCAGACTACTAAAGCAGACGAGATTATTATTGTTAAAGATGGGGTTTTGACTACAGAGCTTGATAGCGTAGTTGATGATTTTTCTGGTAAGTTACCTATTAAGGTAGTTGCATTGGAAAAAAATGGTGGTTTAGGAAATGCCCTTCGTTTAGGTGTTGAAATGTGCAGTTATGATATCATTGCACGAATGGATACCGATGATATTTGTCGTTCTGATAGATTTGAAAAACAGATAAAATTCTTGAGTGAACACATAGACATAGATATTGTTGGTAGCTGGATAAGTGAATTTGATGGTAAACCTGAAAATATATATGCTTTGAGGCGGCTTCCATGTGAACATGATGATTTAGTTGTTTTTGCTAAAAAACGTAATCCTTTTAACCATATGACGGTTGTTTTTAGAAAGCAGTCCGTTTTAAATGCTGGTAACTATAAGCATTTTATGTGTTTGGAGGATTATAACTTATGGGTTAGGGTGATCATGAGTGGAGCCAGATTGGCAAATATTCCTGAGGAGCTTGTAAATGTCCGGGCTGGATTGAATATGGTTTCAAGAAGGAAAGGCCTTAAATATGCAATCAACGAATATCGACTACAAAAAGAATTTTTGGATATAGGTTACTTAAGTTATTTAGAAGCCCTTATTAATACTTTGATAAGAGTTCCAGTTCGATTAATGCCGTCTTGTGTTCTTAAGTTTGTTTATCGTCTTCTGAGGCGTTAA